A region of the Apium graveolens cultivar Ventura chromosome 6, ASM990537v1, whole genome shotgun sequence genome:
AAGTACTTCTCATGTTTTGGCCACCAAGGACAGAATGCTTTTTTAGTATGGTTAATATATGTACTATGTGTTTGTTTAgtctatttttttaattatttttatttgcaATTATTTTAGAAAACCAAGAAATCCCGTgctaagaaaatgaagaagacgTATAAAGTAATTGAAGATGTTGAACCAGAGCTTGTTGTTCAAATTGGTCCGAATTATCCTTCTACAATGAAACATTTGTGGACATGGGCAAACGAAGCCTTGAGTGGTGGCCAAACAATTTCTTTTGAGCTAAGCAAAGAAGCATTTGGCTTTACAAAGAAGCAAATCATGTTCTTATCTGATATACATGTAGTGTGCTCTGGAGGTGAAATGACCGGCTCTGTCATTTGCCTTTTTATTCAGTAAGCTTTTCATTCAAAGTTTTTTTCGGAGTATATAGCCTTGGAATAAATATGACAATCTTTACTAAGGACTGCTTAATTTAATTTGTAGCTTCTTGAATGAATATGTGAAGAAGCATAAGATGGTCAACATGATTAGCTTTGTAGATCCGGGCACAATTGGTGCCATTGGATGTGGCAGTGCAGTGCAGAGGTGGCGTGAATTGTGTACAAGATTTAAAGATTCTAGGAAAGGGCAGCATTTTCTCCTGCCGTACAATGATGTGTAAGTATTTTTACTATCCCAAGCTATTAAGCTGTTAAGCCTTGCcagttttttattaatttttttcaagaatttagCTTTTATTTTTAAGGAATGGGTTCAATTGTATAGTTAAACTCGATAATATTTGTTGTTGAAATTTATATTAATTGCATTGGTTCAGTATAAACGTAATCAAATGCCTTGACAGTTTTGAAGTTAATATAATAGTAATCAAATGCCTTACAGTATTTAATTGATTTTGTTACTAGATGTTAGGTTTGTTTCTAAGACGGAGGAAATTGTATAGTTCAACCTCATAATATTTGAagttcaaatttgatgataatTGTATAGGTTCAGTTTTAAAGTTGATTTATTTACCggaatttaaattttattagTATGAGCCTTCAATTTTTGATGTTATACCTGATCATGTTTATTACAGTAAATTACACTCTACTAATATCACATTTTGGATTATTTTTCACAAATAGTgagtttaaataatttttaggttaattttaattcaatagaaatgtaattttttttgaTGATATTTAAGTTGTTTGGGTGACAAAAAAGCATCAAATTTAGGCTTTACTATTTAACAAGCACCTCTGTTTATTTTTCGTAGCAACCATTGGACCCTGACAGTTGTCAATCCAGACGCAGAGGTAGTCTACTATATGGACCCTCTTAAACGCCGAATTGCAAATGGAGAATGGGTGGATGTTGTCGACAAGTAAGAGTTCACGTTATAAAATTTGATTATTAAGTCTTGACTTATAAATCTTGTCCGACCATATTTTGTAGTggttattttatgttttgataTATCTCGTTTTGGTTGTAGTGCCATTAAAATGTACAAGGAGGATTTGAAAAAGGTTCCGAAGAAGAAAGTATTGTGGGAGAACATGGcggtatttatttatttttgtgatCATATATTAATTATGTTATTAAAGGAGACTGGATATTTTAAATGAATTTTTGTTTGATATTTTAGGGAGTTCCAGTGCAGACCGGGAACAAGGATTGTGGCCTGTTTGTGATGCGATACATGATGGAAATCATTCATGATAAGGAGCCGGACTTTGCTAATTAGGTGACAATTGACTATCTGTGGGCCGTTTCATCCACTTTGTATTTACTCTTATAAGGGCAGAACATGTTACTTATACAAAATTTTGGATGATTTTTCAGTGGCTGCGTAGATCAAACCTGGTTTACACTGAGGATGACATCAACGAGATCAGGGTTGagtttgcaaaatattttatgaaacatTG
Encoded here:
- the LOC141664634 gene encoding uncharacterized protein LOC141664634, with the translated sequence MKKTYKVIEDVEPELVVQIGPNYPSTMKHLWTWANEALSGGQTISFELSKEAFGFTKKQIMFLSDIHVVCSGGEMTGSVICLFIHFLNEYVKKHKMVNMISFVDPGTIGAIGCGSAVQRWRELCTRFKDSRKGQHFLLPYNDVNHWTLTVVNPDAEVVYYMDPLKRRIANGEWVDVVDNAIKMYKEDLKKVPKKKVLWENMAGVPVQTGNKDCGLFVMRYMMEIIHDKEPDFAN